The sequence TGGGATAATTCGCACAACCTCTGTCGGAACAGAAAATGTTGTTGTCGCAATAATCTCTGATGAACCATTTTCAACCGGTAACAATTCATCATCCGGATCTGAACTATTACATCCCGGAGAAACCAGGTTTTTTTCTGATACCATATCAGAGGATCAGACAAAAAAATACGTTCGGGTGACATATGACACACAGGCTCCTGTTTCACTACAGGTACTGACCCCGGATGAGGAGTATGGAACATACTCCGATATTGATGATGGTATCGAAGACAACGCAATATTCATGAGAATTTATTCAGAAAGCGGCCTTGATCCGGGAAGATGGTATTACCAGGTTCATCTACCGGAAGATGCAAGCCCGGTATCCTTCCAGATAGAATCATGGGATGAGTAACATGAGAATTTTACCCATCTTTCTGTTCATACTTCTTCTCCTTCCGGTCCAGGTTATGGCAGACCGGTACATCGTCACCAGTGCATACGAGGATTTACCAGATACTCAGTCGAAAAGTCCGGACAAGGTTCAGATTTGGGAACTTCCCCTTTGGTTATTTATAACCCAGGTAGTGCTCTTAAGTCCCATCTTCATGCTGATGAAACAGCTCCTCTTTCTTGGGTACCGGGTAATCAATAGAAATACCCTGTTTGAATCCAGATCAAGGAGAGATATTTATGAATTCATCGTTCAAAACCCAGGAATTCACCTTCGGGGAATTGTTTCAGCCATGAATATGGAACTTGGGACTGTCCGGTATCATCTTGATCAACTGGCACGGTTTTCACAGGTGACAAAACTCCACTCCGGAGGGTTTGCAAGATATTATCCACCAGGATACTCTGCGGATGAGAAAAGAGCCATTAACCTTACCACTTCTCCTTCGAGGCACCGGATCATGTTGATGTTAAAGGAGAATCCGGGTCTTACCAGGCAGGAGATAGGAGATAGATTAAAGATTTCAGCTCAGGCAGCAGGTTGGCACCTTTCACAACTTTTGGATAAAGAATTAATAAGAAAACAGAAATCCGGAAGAACTATCAAATATCTGGTAACAGAAGCATCAGATCCTGCTTTCGGACAAAAAAAGATGAAACAGTGTATAATACACAGACCATATGACTAAATATATTTAAGAAACGGAAAGAGGAATAATGATTGCTGATTGTTTGTGTAAACCAGCAATGATATCACAAAGATGCGAAGAATTATTCCCCGGAAAATATCAATTGGTTTGATCTCCCTCAATTTTTTGTCAGACTAGGCACAGGACATTCAATCAGAACCGAAATGCACCCCATTCTTTCCCGGATCTCCATAATTTCACACCATTTTTTCGATGTGCTTCCCCCCGTTTAAAATAGACATAGATGTTTTTAATATACCGCCTAAAAGAGTATATCATAGTAATCATCATATCATCGGCTCATCAATAGGCATTAATAGCGACCCCGTGAGAAATTGATTTTCAAGACCTAATCCTAAAATGAAGCCCATTGTGGTAAGATAAATATTTCCTCCCAACAGGTAGGTATAAAATCCGGTATTTTCACAAATTAAGGCAAATATAGGGTATTTCAGATACATACCTGTGACCAAATATTGACCATAAACTTTTGAATTTATTACTGCTTCATTTATCAGTTGTTATGATAATAACCAAAATGTCCTTTTCTCCAGGTTCCGAATTGTGAAAATCAATAAATCAGATTCCATAAAGTTACACTGACGATTTTTCAGATCCCTTTATCACCAATAGAGCCGGAAAGATCCATAGAGTTTTTGTGATCTTATGACGATTTCGTATTAAAAACGATTATTCACTATTTTTTATGGATACAGGCGATGATTGCTTCTATCCATTGTTTTAAAAATGATCGTTGCCGGAGGCATCCATGCAATTCTTACCCTTAGTGCTGCCCTGTTAGACAATGGAATCCTCACAGGAAATTTTGAAAATGTCCTGGATATTAAATTTTTTATGCTCATAGCGGCAATCATCGCAAATATTTGTCAGATTGGGAATGTAACATCTGCAGCACATTACCTCCTTATCCTGATGAATTCGCTTCTTATCATGCAATTGTGTTACCCTTTATCATCAAGGGCAAATGAATCAATGGCAAGGATTTTCGAAGTACTGGACGCAACTCCGGAGATCAGGGATCCGGAAAACTCTCTCCCGCTTGATCCCGAAGCAGTAGAAGGAAGAGTGGGCTTTGAGCATGTATCACAATCATACCCGTTCATACACGTTCATGATCTCCCCATAACAAGAACCATAGAAAATCTGTTATATCGGGTCCAGCAGGAGAGGTATCAGGAATAATTCCGGAGAGGAGGTAATTTTTCCTGAGCGGAGGTCTATCGGAGAGAATGAGAAAGTCTGCGGAATATGGGACAAGTACCGGTTCGGCTATAAATTCTTATTTTTGATCATTCATGTGACTCAAAACATTATACCAAAAACTGAAACGAACAATGCCAGAGAGGAGAATTTTCTGATAATTCAGCGATTGACATTCGGGCAACACGGTATTAGGGAATTGAATTGAGATAGAAATACCATGATGTGCTTGATAAGATGATTCTCCCAATAAAAACGGGGAAGAAGAAAAACAGGCTCTGAACTAACCCAGAGGATATCCCCACATTGAATAAATATTTGGATAAAAAAACAAAAGTGATACCAGATATATGAAAAATTTAATTATCGATTTATTCTGACTCCTCTTTCAGTTCATCCCATATCCCGGTCTCCATATCCACCTTCGTAGAAGCAGTTATGTAATTTCTCACGTCTATCTGTTTAAAGGTGGGTTCATACCCATCCAACCGGAGTTCAATAAGATAAA comes from Methanospirillum hungatei and encodes:
- a CDS encoding winged helix-turn-helix transcriptional regulator; the encoded protein is MRILPIFLFILLLLPVQVMADRYIVTSAYEDLPDTQSKSPDKVQIWELPLWLFITQVVLLSPIFMLMKQLLFLGYRVINRNTLFESRSRRDIYEFIVQNPGIHLRGIVSAMNMELGTVRYHLDQLARFSQVTKLHSGGFARYYPPGYSADEKRAINLTTSPSRHRIMLMLKENPGLTRQEIGDRLKISAQAAGWHLSQLLDKELIRKQKSGRTIKYLVTEASDPAFGQKKMKQCIIHRPYD